A single region of the Lates calcarifer isolate ASB-BC8 linkage group LG3, TLL_Latcal_v3, whole genome shotgun sequence genome encodes:
- the gjb9b gene encoding gap junction protein beta 9b, with protein MNWSALEALLSGVNKYSTVFGRVWLSMVFVFRVMVFVVAAQRVWGDENKDFVCNTAQPGCNNVCYDHIFPISHIRLWALQLIFVTCPSLMVVGHVKYREKKDMQYTASHKGAHLYANPGKKRGGLWWTYLVSLVFKAGFDAGFLYILYHIYEGYDMPRLSKCSLPPCPNTVDCYISRPTEKKIFTLFMVVSSAVCILMCICEMIYLICKRIQKLIKRKAEADRRMFAETHEMAPLAAPRSEFRSKTSIRIDPTVSIQNLSNIKAEEGTSKKK; from the exons ATGAACTGGTCTGCGTTGGAGGCACTCCTCAGCGGGGTCAACAAATACTCCACCGTGTTCGGTCGCGTCTGGCTCTCCATGGTCTTCGTCTTCAGGGTGATGGTGTTCGTGGTGGCGGCCCAGAGGGTGTGGGGCGACGAGAACAAGGACTTCGTCTGCAACACGGCCCAGCCTGGCTGCAACAACGTGTGCTATGACCACATCTTCCCCATCTCCCACATCCGCCTGTGGGCCCTGCAGCTCATCTTCGTCACCTGCCCGTCGCTGATGGTGGTCGGCCACGTCAAGTACCGGGAGAAGAAGGACATGCAGTACACCGCCTCGCACAAGGGCGCCCATCTGTACGCCAACCCTGGGAAGAAACGCGGGGGGCTGTGGTGGACGTACCTG GTGAGTCTGGTTTTCAAGGCAGGCTTTGACGCTGGCTTCCTCTACATCCTGTACCACATCTATGAAGGCTATGACATGCCCCGCCTGTCCAAGTGCTCCCTGCCGCCGTGCCCCAACACCGTGGACTGTTATATATCCCGTCCCACGGAGAAGAAGATCTTCACCCTATTCATGGTGGTCTCCTCTGCCGTCTGCATCCTCATGTGCATCTGCGAGATGATTTACCTCATCTGCAAACGTATCCAGAAACTCATTAAGAGGAAGGCCGAGGCGGACAGGAGGATGTTCGCCGAGACTCACGAGATGGCTCCTCTGGCGGCCCCCAGGTCGGAGTTCAGGTCCAAAACGTCGATCAGAATCGATCCTACTGTATCTATCCAGAACCTCAGCAACATCAAGGCTGAGGAGGGGACATCTAAGAAGAAATAA